Proteins co-encoded in one Pararge aegeria chromosome 19, ilParAegt1.1, whole genome shotgun sequence genomic window:
- the LOC120632304 gene encoding uncharacterized protein LOC120632304 yields MRIHMTKFVRNRCFFLNTKINFTIFNQIDKSINKRIPFCIFYYTSVVKSLYILRRTMGMISRVRGRIRSDSFSKIHTMKSEDKIANIVWLISIVFLLPYWAPRGLLVALGGAWLMAAYTCLMVPLLISANYRYPARWYPSVAKLARKIGRRLRAPGARLLGVLKTAYAPIERAERLFLQMNNLSTMISQLLIFTACDRLLVFRGRLTCLYSLMFYNVVTYSVNYVREICTKEDWSPYVNLTRNSRVKHLAMSATKIVLEWTKAVTFIVTITFILLTLGLEQGLEYFRPTALYTLITGTYYLLSEKTFLELWPIALTAFKLERLEGMELLYCGFWARGVTTSIAIPLVPALMWNERWRLAALILYICVVVHGRYRLGESFSKLKEAQGSLARFRRATAEELSTLEDVCAVCLGTMKSARVTPCAHFFHADCLRKCLAASDRCPICVREYVFC; encoded by the exons ATGCGCATTCACATGACAAAGTTCGTGCGAAACAggtgtttttttcttaacacaaaaataaatttcacaatATTTAATCAAATTGATAAATCCATTAATAAGCGTATTCccttttgtatattttactacaCAAGTGTCGTAAAGTCGTTATATATCTTGAGAAGAACTATGGGTATGATATCACGAGTGCGCGGTCGTATAAGGAGTGATTCTTTCTCGAAGATTCACACAATGAAATCGGAGGACAAAATTGCAAATATTG TATGGCTGATCTCAATAGTATTCCTGTTGCCATACTGGGCGCCCCGGGGGCTGCTGGTGGCGCTGGGCGGGGCTTGGCTGATGGCTGCCTACACTTGCCTGATGGTACCGCTACTGATCTCAGCTAACTACCGCTACCCTGCTCGGTGGTACCCCTCCGTCGCCAAACTAGCTAGAA AGATAGGAAGACGCCTACGTGCTCCGGGTGCACGTCTGCTTGGGGTCCTGAAAACCGCCTATGCGCCTATAGAGCGCGCTGAGAGGCTGTTCCTACAAATGAATAACCTTTCCACGATGATAAGCCAG TTACTTATTTTCACGGCGTGCGATCGACTCCTGGTTTTCCGTGGACGACTGACGTGTCTTTACTCGCTGATGTTTTACAACGTCGTCACATACTCAGTAAACTACGTCCGTGAGATATGCACAAAAGAGGACTGGTCACCGTACGTAAACTTGACGCGCAACTCCCGCGTCAAACATCTCGCGATGTCAGCCACCAAAATTGTCTTAGAATGGACCAAAGCGGTCACATTTATAGTTACGATAACATTTATCCTCCTCACCCTTGGACTGGAGCAGGGCTTAGAATACTTCCGTCCAACAGCTCTGTACACACTCATAACTGGTACATATTACTTGTTATCAGAGAAAACTTTCTTGGAACTTTGGCCTATTGCCTTGACAGCGTTTAAGCTGGAGAGGCTTGAGGGCATGGAATTGTTGTACTGTGGATTTTGGGCAAGGGGAGTCACAACATCCATCGCAATCCCTCTGGTGCCAGCTCTTATGTGGAACGAGAGATGGCGACTAGCTGCGTTGATCCTGTACATTTGTGTTGTTGTACACGGGCGGTATAGACTGGGCGAATCATTTTCGAAGCTGAAGGAAGCGCAGGGTTCATTGGCAAGGTTCCGCCGGGCCACCGCAGAAGAACTGTCCACTTTAGAGGATGTTTGCGCGGTTTGCCTCGGGACAATGAAATCCGCGAGAGTGACACCTTGCGCGCATTTCTTCCACGCAGACTGCTTGAGGAAATGTCTCGCTGCTTCGGACAGGTGCCCGATCTGCGTACGAGAATATGTATTTTGCTGA